In a genomic window of Vulpes vulpes isolate BD-2025 chromosome 6, VulVul3, whole genome shotgun sequence:
- the FSCB gene encoding fibrous sheath CABYR-binding protein yields MVDKSQQTEVTEKKKHLPISQSSGPKSTVSIGNIPGSKVNYESLRVSSQLQQTWTKRKHVQDMTDKSLQTEAIAEEKKEEIRSVGETVVPEEKPAAVGEAVPEFPETVQEVEIPPSRYSIQLKIDRSQQTSCTGDWSMMNIPQKEKVDKEQQTYFSETEIVVIGQPDSSFSKSNEVVQKSESSRKLFISEYPELLPSTSTDEEIRRISISKFLFSQQSKKGSLELSEDEQYVLGDVQSPTAEEIFAEVQSLPDETTDENFPTEPQPPPIEEAPTEEGLATIEPTLSEEALSEGPPVEVQSSKVEEAPVEVQIFPAEEISAEEAPAKVESIPAKEAFSEEVYPEVQLTTAKEPPIRETEEFQPLLAETSPEVQPPPAEKAPAEEASDEVQPPPSEKAPADETTDEVQPPPAETAPEVQPPPAEKAPAEEAPDEVQPPPAEKAPAEEAPDEVQPPPSEKAPADETSDEVQAPPAETSDEVQPPPAEKAPAEEAPDEVQPPPAEKAPTEEAPDEVQPPPAEKAPAEEATDEVQPPPAEKAPADETSDEVQSPPAETSPEVQPPPAEKAPAEEAPDEVQPPPAEKAPEDEAPDEVQPPPSEKAPADETSDEVQPPPAEKAPAEEVPDEVQPPPAETAPEIQPPPSEKAPADEPSDEIQHAPADTSLEVEPPSAEEVPAEEVPDEVQSPSAEGVPAEEAPIDLQSPPAETSPEVHSPLLEEAPVEEAAVEIWSTPPEEAPKEDTSARVWSEPAGVALVEPQHPSAEETTLEMVLVDKQFPAAEEDFFTQISVEDVLAEVQPPPSEHTAADEPLVDHMSTEYQHLQTADVPVVKLESLVLEDQQKPEEPLELDPVPEDLSNIKKEQAPAFEIEGVLHIEIK; encoded by the exons ATGGTAGACAAATCCCAGCAGACTGAagtaacagagaaaaagaaacacttgcCTATATCACAATCATCTGGTCCTAAATCTACCGTTAGTATTGGTAATATTCCTGGAAGCAAAGTCAATTATGAGTCTCTCAGAGTATCTTCTCAACTTCAGCAAACTTGGACAAAGAGAAAGCATGTACAGGATATGACTGATAAATCTCTGCAAACAGAGGCTattgcagaagagaaaaaagaagaaatcagatcAGTCGGTGAAACAGTGGTACCTGAAGAAAAGCCAGCTGCTGTTGGAGAAGCAGTCCCTGAATTTCCAGAGACTGTTCAGGAGGTAGAAATTCCACCAAGCAGATATTCAATTCAACTAAAAATAGACAGATCTCAGCAGACCAGTTGTACTGGAGACTGGTCAATGATGAAcattcctcaaaaagaaaaagtggacaAGGAGCAGCAGACATACTTTAGTGAAACAGAAATAGTAGTTATTGGCCAACCAGATAGCTCTTTCTCAAAGTCAAATGAAGTTGTGCAAAAAAGTGAATCCTCCAGGAAGCTTTTCATTAGTGAATATCCTGAATTGCTACCCTCAACaagtacagatgaagaaattaggcGGATAAGTATTAGCAAATTTCTATTTagtcaacaaagcaaaaaaggtTCTTTGGAACTTTCAGAAGATGAGCAATATGTTCTAGGTGATGTACAGTCTCCCACAGCAGAAGAGATCTTTGCTGAAGTCCAATCTCTGCCAGATGAGACTACTGATGAAAACTTCCCTACTGAACCTCAGCCTCCACCAATTGAAGAGGCTCCTACAGAAGAGGGCCTTGCTACAATAGAGCCCACCCTAAGTGAAGAGGCTCTTTCAGAAGGGCCTCCTGTTGAAGTTCAGTCCTCAAAAGTTGAAGAAGCTCCTGTTGAAGTACAGATTTTCCCAGCTGAAGAGATTTCTGCAGAAGAGGCCCCTGCTAAAGTAGAGTCTATCCCTGCTAAAGAGGCTTTCTCAGAAGAGGTTTATCCTGAAGTTCAGCTTACAACAGCTAAAGAGCCTCCTATACGAGAGACTGAAGAATTTCAGCCTCTACTGGCTGAGACCTCCCCTGAAGTTCAGCCTCCACCAGCTGAGAAGGCCCCTGCAGAAGAGGCCTCAGATGAA GTTCAGCCCCCACCATCTGAGAAGGCCCCTGCAGATGAGACCACTGATGAGGTTCAGCCCCCACCAGCTGAGACCGCTCCTGAAGTTCAGCCTCCACCAGCTGAGAAAGCCCCTGCAGAAGAGGCCCCAGATGAAGTTCAGCCTCCACCAGCTGAGAAAGCCCCTGCAGAAGAGGCCCCAGATGAAGTTCAGCCTCCACCATCTGAGAAGGCCCCTGCAGATGAGACCTCTGATGAAGTTCAGGCTCCACCAGCTGAGACCTCTGATGAAGTTCAGCCTCCACCAGCTGAGAAAGCCCCTGCAGAAGAGGCCCCAGATGAAGTTCAGCCTCCACCAGCTGAGAAAGCCCCTACAGAAGAGGCCCCAGATGAAGTTCAGCCTCCACCAGCTGAAAAGGCCCCTGCTGAAGAGGCCACAGATGAAGTTCAGCCTCCACCAGCTGAGAAGGCTCCTGCAGATGAGACCTCTGATGAAGTTCAGTCTCCACCAGCTGAGACCTCTCCTGAAGTTCAGCCTCCACCAGCTGAGAAAGCCCCTGCAGAAGAGGCCCCAGATGAAGTTCAGCCTCCACCAGCTGAGAAGGCCCCTGAAGATGAGGCCCCAGATGAAGTTCAGCCTCCACCATCTGAGAAGGCCCCTGCAGATGAGACCTCTGATGAAGTTCAGCCTCCACCAGCTGAGAAAGCCCCTGCAGAAGAGGTGCCAGATGAAGTTCAGCCTCCACCAGCTGAGACCGCCCCTGAAATTCAGCCTCCACCATCTGAGAAGGCCCCTGCAGATGAGCCCTCTGATGAAATTCAGCATGCACCAGCTGACACCTCTCTTGAAGTTGAGCCTCCTTCAGCTGAGGAGGTCCCTGCAGAAGAAGTCCCAGATGAAGTTCAGTCTCCATCAGCTGAGGGGGTCCCTGCAGAAGAGGCCCCAATTGATCTTCAGTCTCCACCAGCTGAGACCTCTCCTGAAGTTCATTCTCCACTACTTGAGGAGGCCCCTGTAGAAGAGGCCGCAGTTGAAATTTGGTCTACACCACCTGAGGAGGCTCCTAAAGAAGATACCTCAGCTAGAGTTTGGTCTGAACCAGCTGGGGTAGCTCTTGTTGAACCTCAGCATCCATCAGCTGAAGAAACGACTTTAGAAATGGTCCTTGTTGACAAACAGTTTCCAGCAGCTGAAGAGGACTTTTTTACACAAATTTCTGTAGAAGATGTCCTTGCTGAAGTTCAGCCTCCACCATCTGAACACACTGCTGCAGATGAGCCTTTGGTAGACCATATGTCTACTGAATATCAACATCTCCAGACAGCAGATGTCCCAGTGGTAAAATTAGAATCACTGGTTTTGGAAGATCAGCAAAAACCTGAAGAGCCTTTGGAACTAGATCCTGTCCCTGAAGATTTGTCTAATATCAAGAAAGAACAGGCTCCTGCCTTTGAAATAGAGGGTGTCCttcatatagaaataaaatag